Proteins co-encoded in one Salvelinus fontinalis isolate EN_2023a unplaced genomic scaffold, ASM2944872v1 scaffold_0926, whole genome shotgun sequence genomic window:
- the LOC129847682 gene encoding histone H3, translating to MGAGGGLRNGPIRVVRRWCPISRRRCRLYKLHIGIWRLYSDCERRNLASAMARTKQTARKSTGGKAPRKQLATKAARKSAPATGGVKKPHRYRPGTVALREIRRYQKSTELLIRKLPFQRLVREIAQDFKTDLRFQSSAVMALQEASEAYLVGLFEDTNLCAIHAKRVTIMPKDIQLARRIRGERA from the coding sequence ATGGGCGCCGGAGGAGGCCTCCGCAACGGGCCAATCAGAGTGGTGCGTAGATGGTGTCCAATCAGCAGACGCCGCTGCCGGCTTTATAAACTTCACATAGGCATTTGGAGACTATACTCCGACTGTGAAAGAAGGAATCTAGCTAGCGCCATGGCCAGAACCAAGCAAACCGCTCGTAAATCCACCGGTGGTAAAGCACCCAGGAAGCAGCTCGCCACCAAGGCTGCGCGCAAGAGCGCCCCGGCCACCGGCGGCGTGAAGAAGCCTCACCGTTACAGGCCCGGCACCGTGGCTCTGCGAGAGATCCGTCGTTACCAGAAGTCCACTGAGCTGCTGATCCGCAAACTGCCCTTCCAGCGCCTGGTGAGAGAAATTGCCCAGGACTTCAAGACCGACCTGCGCTTCCAGAGTTCCGCCGTGATGGCCCTACAGGAGGCTAGCGAGGCTTACCTGGTCGGCCTGTTCGAGGACACCAACCTGTGCGCCATCCACGCCAAGAGGGTGACCATCATGCCCAAGGATATCCAGCTGGCCCGTCGTATTCGCGGAGAGCGCGCTTAA
- the LOC129847678 gene encoding histone H1-like, producing the protein MAEVAPAPAAAAPAKAPKKKAAAKAKKAGPSVGELIVKAVSASKERSGVSLAALKKSLAAGGYDVEKNNSRVKIAVKSLVTKGTLVQTKGTGASGSFKLNKKAVEAKKPAKKAAAPKAKKVAAKKPAAAKKPKKVAAKKAVAAKKSPKKAKKPATPKKVAKSPKKVKKPAAAAKKAAKSPKKATKAAKPKAAKPKAAKGRKAAPKKK; encoded by the coding sequence ATGGCAGAAGTCGCACCAGCACCCGCCGCCGCCGCGCCGGCCAAGGCACCCAAGAAGAAGGCAGCGGCCAAGGCCAAGAAAGCGGGACCCAGCGTAGGCGAGCTCATCGTCAAGGCGGTGTCCGCCTCCAAGGAGAGGAGCGGCGTGTCCCTGGCCGCGCTCAAGAAGAGTCTGGCTGCAGGTGGCTACGACGTGGAGAAGAACAACTCCCGCGTCAAGATCGCCGTCAAGAGCCTCGTCACCAAGGGCACCCTGGTCCAGACCAAGGGCACAGGTGCCTCCGGCTCCTTCAAGCTAAACAAGAAAGCCGTCGAGGCAAAGAAGCCCGCCAAGAAAGCCGCAGCCCCCAAAGCAAAGAAGGTGGCCGCCAAGAAGCCCGCCGCGGCGAAGAAGCCCAAGAAGGTAGCAGCCAAGAAGGCCGTCGCCGCAAAGAAGTCCCCCAAGAAGGCCAAGAAGCCCGCTACACCCAAAAAGGTCGCCAAGAGCCCAAAGAAAGTGAAGAAGCCCGCCGCAGCGGCCAAGAAGGCGGCCAAGAGCCCCAAAAAGGCTACCAAGGCAGCGAAGCCCAAAGCAGCCAAGCCCAAGGCAGCCAAGGGCAGGAAGGCAGCCCCCAAGAAGAAGTAA
- the LOC129847683 gene encoding histone H2A gives MSGRGKTGGKARAKAKTRSSRAGLQFPVGRVHRLLRKGNYAERVGAGAPVYLAAVLEYLTAEILELAGNAARDNKKTRIIPRHLQLAVRNDEELNKLLGGVTIAQGGVLPNIQAVLLPKKTEKAVKAK, from the coding sequence ATGAGCGGAAGAGGCAAAACCGGAGGCAAGGCCAGGGCGAAGGCAAAGACACGTTCATCCCGTGCCGGACTCCAGTTCCCCGTGGGCCGTGTGCACAGGCTGCTGCGCAAAGGCAACTACGCCGAGCGTGTGGGCGCTGGCGCACCAGTGTACCTGGCCGCAGTGCTCGAGTACCTGACTGCTGAGATCCTGGAGTTGGCCGGCAACGCTGCCCGTGACAACAAGAAGACCCGTATCATCCCCCGTCACCTGCAGCTGGCCGTCCGTAACGACGAGGAGCTGAACAAACTGCTTGGCGGCGTGACCATCGCTCAGGGTGGTGTGCTACCCAACATCCAGGCAGTGCTGCTCCCCAAGAAGACTGAGAAGGCCGTCAAAGCCAAGTAA